One Parasteatoda tepidariorum isolate YZ-2023 chromosome 1, CAS_Ptep_4.0, whole genome shotgun sequence genomic window, acattgcatgTTTAATATCTATTTGGCATCTTGGTGATTATAGTTGGcacgacagatcacgatacagaaataTCCCCATCTTCTCTgatgttttttgtttctttttttaatttctcggGAGCTACTGCTTGTTGTCAAAACTTGGCAATTGTTTTGATGTAGATTTCATTACAGAAATCTTCTCATGAAGGAAGCTAAATGACATATTAAGAAAATCCCCATGACAAATTGAATATACTCGTGCACTGTATTTTCTTAGGAGGATATTTCTGTATAGGTATCATTATGtaaatcttctttttcttaataaacttatttagtaAACCAAAAATGGGATAATCTCAatcagggtttgttgattttaaatcaactcattttttgatcaattttttgATTCAACTCATTTTCCTGTGGGTGAATGGACTCATGGACCTGGTCTAGCTACGCTAGACCAGTGGGGATGAGAAACAACAAAAAGACAAAACTTTGAAATCCccacattaaaagaaaataatcatataaCCAATTTGAGTTCTGCatgtaataaaattgcattaaaatttttttaaacgtagtattatttattatttatttagtatttttttaaacgtgaaAATTCGTAGCAATAACTGTCAAAAGTACAATTGGAAACACCGCATGGATTAACAAGAATATCAGCACATATTGATCCTGTCAAAGAGCGAtttcttaaattcataattagaaaaatattggtatttttaaaacgaatcagaagaatatcaataataataactgatcaataaaagatattaggattaaaaaaaataaaaaatcaaagcacTAGTACATATATTATTGGAATCAAAGAGAGTTTGGAGCAATAGTCAAGActcaaatgcataatttaaaatttttatgtgcaatatatataaaaattgttagatcaattttatttcaacaaaatttaaaagaaaagagggATCTCAACTGATTAATCAATTCTTGATAAATCAATTCTTTTGCTAcaaatctgaatttgtaacagaATCCCCACTCAGtcatatttcattgaaatgtaAGTATGGTGTTCTTGCTATtgcaaaaaattggaaattcttCTCTCTATAAAAACATTGTGGACAAAATGAATTCAAGTATATGATTTCACGAAACTATCTTTTCAacttttggaatttattttatacattatctatttgaaattttagatgaagccagtcattttcaatttttttttaaattctcaaataagattataaaaatcaCGAGCATTTCTTTCCTATCCGAAGTGTGAGAAAggcatcttttaaatataattcggaatatgaagaaaaaatatatattttgaaaatttctgcagaaaaaaaaaattagaattttttcttcccGAAGAcgaaaattttctgcaaaaactcAGTATTGTTCTGTGATAATATTGCCATAATCCTGCCACTTGGACTTTAGGCATTTTAAAAAACCTCTGGCTTGCCTCATTCACATCTAGCAGGTCTTGGGaataagcattaatttatttgagtGCTCAAAAAATGTTGAATCTTATTATCTCttaaagcaaatgaaattttttatttatattatcaagtatatttttccacTTTCGGTCTCAAGTCTGCGGGTTTAATCCCCGACCCAGGCACctgattttcgggatgcagaaaatcctcagcggccatgtcgtatgattatgcggcatgtaaaagatccNATCTTTTCAacttttggaatttattttatacattatctatttgaaattttagatgaagccagtcattttcaatttttttttaaattctcaaataagattataaaaatcaCAAGCATTTCTTTCTTATCCGAAGTGCGAGAAAggcatcttttaaatataattcagaatatgaaaggaaaaaaaatattttgaaaatttctgcagaaaaaaaaaataaatacaatttttacttccctaagatgaaaattttctgcaaaaactcAGTATTGTTCTGTGATAATATCGCCATAATCCTGCCACTTGGATTTtaggcattttaaaaaatctctggCTTGCCTCATTCACATCTAGCAGGTCTTGggaataagcattaattaatttgagtGCTCAAAAAATGTTGAATCTTACTATCTCttaaagcaaatgaaatttttatttatattatcaagtatatttttccacTTTCGGTCTCAAGTCTGCGGGTTCAATCCCCGGCCCAGGCACctgattttcgggatgcagaaaatcctcagcagccatgtcgtatgattatgcggcatgtaaaagatccctggagtgctttcttggcatttccggcaaaattaaaattcctagtgcactttagcatccaaataagagtctcggtgctgccatctagtgtggcagaaactagacgtccaaattaacatggccaacggtatctcacccattgtggtggtcttgaaagagtggataccacttctggagaacacACTTGTGCTActcattggaaatttaaaaaaatgtccacTTCAATTCAgtaggattatttttttacaattccttactagtctattaaaaaaatttcaattactttagattgtaagtctattttttattttgtttgttttacatgaaagtaaaataaatttttttccttatctcTTTTAGGTTAGCTTATACgatgtaaatatatttgtaaagcCTTTGCAAGACTTAATCCATACAATTAGACCATACTTCAGTGTTAAACAAGGAGCTTATTACAGTGATGAATTATTTTACGTATCTATagctttatacaaaattattaatttaaaatatttaataatgctcgatattgatgtaaaaattttaaatgacatcaaatatttatttaacgagTTCACAAAATTCTCCAATAAAGCTCTGATTGGGATGGCCAGAGAACAGCAACCTGTTTATCGACATATTCTCAGTGAATATCGCAAACTTCATAACGATTCTAGAATCGGTGGCCCACCCCCCAATGGTTCTTCAGGCTTCAACAGTGGAGTTTTGCTATtgcatttgcaaaaaattggaaattcttCTCTCTATAAAAACATTGTGGACAATTCTACTTATATTCAAAATCTCGTGGAAAAGTACAAGTTTAAAGGTCATTTAGGTGATCAggatttttatactttaattagcCTCGAGTATCCcgaaatttttcatgaaattccaTGCACATGGAATAGACAGTTATGTGAATGGTGGAGGCACCATGGATATAGCAAAGTTTTCGATTTATATCATAATTGtactggaaaaatttatttactacatGGAAACTGTAATTCTTTAATGCCAGAATCGTAAAGCAAATTTTACCTTTACATCACATTAggaaaagtacaaattttaagGTCATTTAGGTGATcaggatttttatattttaattagccTCGAGTATCCTGAAATTCCATGCACATGGAATAGACAGTTATGTGAATGGTGGAGGCACCATGGATATAGCAAAGTTTTcgatttttatcataattgtactggaaaaattaatttactacaTGGAAACTGTAATTCTTTAATGCCAGAAtcgaaaagcaaattttacctTTACATCACATTAGTTAGGCAGTTAACTGGCAAAGTgatagtaaagaaataaaaaaaaaactatcatgtTCCGTTTTTAGAGCAAGAGACTAAAAATTGTGCGATATTTaccatagtttttaattattgttaaatgatGAActcctaaaagaaaaaaactgttcggactaatcattaataaaaacatgttgGAAGTATGGagcttgaagaaaaaaattttaaatttattttacatttctcattaaaattttaactagagtttgttttgctatttaagataaaaaagcattcaaatattttcaaaatagtccTGCATgttttagaaatcaaaattttctcaagtatattttttaaaagtattaaatgtaCCTggtaatattaatgaaattttatatttgtacaatTTCTTACTGTAAAAAGTGCCTTAAACTTTGTGCAATATTGTTATTTGAATAGATATACAAGTATTATgtgttcaataaattattttgtttgtctGTAATTTAGTATCTcacagaaaatatgttttagcaATTAAAAGCTAATCAATCGTTCTTTAggtattttgtaatattaactgcatctttaaacttttgaattgttcAGTCTCAACAGAATTTTTATAGGTTTTATGTGTAACCAAAtttttgaaagggaaaaaaaaaaaaatttcatctcattttatatatgggtcattctcactgaaaaggtataaatagactaaaaaattttcttaaagtaattaaaaaagtgataaaaattacataaatgtctttatttgattttgttatatgtccttataacaatggtcaagttttctattttattttttacaagatttaaaatatttgaaattctgcCTTGTCCACGGACGGAAATGTAATAGTCGACGGAAgagacattttatgttataaaatataaaatgttaatgaagactaattcattaattattgagTACAACTGATAttagtttaacattaataagtaaataataaagtatttcattattagagatAGAGCTACTTCCAATTAATCATGCTGCTATGAAAGGAAACATCCATTTTTAGCCtaggtgtacaattttttaagtaactcttactgaatattaataaattaaaatgtaaaaactattgaaataaaaattcagactcCACATGAAAGTTGAGGGTATgcttttatgaacattttatgcaagttaaacatactgtcatccaaataacgtttttgttttttctcttcttgTTATTGTTCCCTTTTTCCCTAGGCACAAACGGCTTGCTCTatcaatttctagaaatttaagtacatttaatcaaaatttttctgttaaaccCTTTTCTGatacagattttaaagtttcttgctctttttttttttactttcttcaaacaatttagggtttgcttttaatttctgtCAAGCTTGTCTCATACTGAGTTTTTTCTGTTCCCTTCTCTTTTGCATTTGAACCtttgattgctttctttttttacattttggttttaccatttttttttaaatttgaagagaaaaaaaaagttaaacatcacagaaagtatttagaaaaattgccaatatttacttctccaataagaaaaagttaaacttaattgatttcctttaaaaatacaaacaaattaacacatttgttgcatttaaaaaaatatcaattaaaagaaaatagtcttttaattatttaaattgtattatggtTAACTAACACATTGTCTCTTCCATTGACTGTGTGTTCTCCTCCGTGGACTTGTTACGTCCACGAAGGAGACAAAaactagttcttgaattttactgatttttgattttaaagttacaaaaatggtgcagttctttttattaaatatactatttttgcaatctaaaattcatctatcaaaaataaaataattttctcgtACCGTCTTTATGATGTCCACGGAGTATACGGTGAGAACTTTTCCAATCCCCAGTTGAACACAACAATCCAAAACTGACaccaaagagaacaaaaacaacTGACAGTTAACATTAGAAAATAGAATGGTTACCTTTCCCAGCAGCTGTCTTATAGGGATTTCGCATATGCTGCCCTTTATTGCTTATTTACCGAACTATATTAATTGTCCATGGAGggagatttcatttttgatggacaaagtttactagtcatttattttataaaatttttttttttttaaatattaaataaaaagttactataaacatttaactagctaaaactaaaaaatcattaaaataacatttaaattgtttaacagcaattaaaaattattttgtgtcacAGACGTAGTGACGTCCACGGAGGGGATTTTGaagttatgttattaaaaaataagaatgaaatattaaatacatttagcagaaatgcatatgatttgttagttagaactttacagaaaataatgaagaaaaatattaagaaatctgctgtatttgctaatatttattactaagggacttaaaaaatcacctttttgtgagaatgacccatatcaATGACATAAGCACAGCATGTTTTTGATACTAAACTTTGTCAGTCTAAAACTATGACAGCTACTTTTACCATAACAAGTAAGATATATGAATCGtgtttttagcaattaaaatttttaaattcagttttagcttctttctttttttttatataaaatattacaaaacaaacaaaaattaagttaatgttattttatttatttttgaattttcaaagctaaaacaaatgctaatttttaagtgaataatatAATAAGGCTGGAATCTGCTTAAATCTGCACTTTTACAGAAGAGAAAATTAAGACCTTAAATCTGCATTTGAAGTTGTTTGTATATAAATGTTTCCACATTGCAATGAATCTgtgaacaaaatgtaaaatctttctatatgaaaagtaaaaaacaaaatatataacagGAAAGAAATGACATTGTCATTAAgacaaaggaaattttattatcataaaaattacaacacaAATTACGAAAACTTATTGTACTTAGGAACTTCATCATTAATGAAAAGCTCCTTTTCTACACCTTCTTCTGTAATGATTCCCATTCTTATAACTCCACCACTTGAATGATCTCTCCACATAGCTTGTGAAACAGCTATAAAAgacattgagaagaaaaaaaattacattttttttttagcatgtgTAACTCCGATTTATTTTGGATCTAATCCTCTAACAGCCCCAAAGTTAATAATatgagagaataaaaataaagtagatattatgaattataaattttatgcaaattattgcacagtaaaaaaaaatcaatagataaggatattataaatagttaaaagaaattaaatataaaaactacataaaCTAGCTGTATGTTCGGTTACTTAAATAGCAACATTTTCTATTGattcttcaatttataattttaaatagtaacagATATTAAAACTCCTTTTATACGTTAGTAACTTATTCTTTAACATATATTCtttaataacatgtaaaaaaaattctaaaacatactaacattaaaagaattttagattaaatcaATAGAATTGATAAAATCCATAAGTTCAATCTAACATCATCtagcaaattataaataaatctcaaatGCAAGTAATGGCAGTAATAGTTAGAAAGATATTATATTCTCTCAAATAAACTTCTTTGAACTGcttaaaaaaagatcttttaatttaaactactaatagtttcagtttatttcaattaaggATTTTCTTTCAAGGTTGATAATATACATTAAGAACAGTTTAAATAGCCTGTTTGTGCTTGCATGAATTGTTTGCACCTTATTATAATTCAcactttacttaaaataaagaagcaaTTAAAATCCATTGTCTCTTCATTTGTGAACAGATTTATTAAACTGATTGTATCTAACACATTCATCTGGAAGTGTTGTAAATAAGGTTTATGAGAGATGCTACTTAATACTTAACTGAcggtatatatataaatttaactttttctattgtGACTTTCTAGAATAGGTAATAAAGATTTACattcttaattacattttttatttgataatgtgttaatttttcattttaagcagattttattattattttttggcaaCATTAATTTTACAACCTGTTTGTTGGTCCTATTATAGTATTGCTTTTTAAGCTAGGtagtattttaagtaattttgttaCCATAAAAATAGGTACTGTTAATTGTATTGtgaacaaaacaaacaaataccactattcatttaaatctcgaaaattgatttataacaaGTGATAAATCCAAAGTGAGGCTTAAAATTCATacatgtttatttcatttttttaaaaaaatacctgaaaaccAAGAAGGACATAGCAGATTCGACCCTTTGTTTAAGTGTTAACAAgagaaaaattgctataaattgtgaatattaattatacagaAAATTGAATGAAGGAAACTAGCATCACTTAAATAGCTCAAGACACTAATGTAGTACTATACCAATCACTAAGtaggaaaaatatcaattaaaagcaatttgtcTATGAAACATAATTGGTTTGGTAAAATATGTTCACACACCAGAAATAAACTAATGCAATTtcaaagaaatgataaaattataacaattcatcattaatataaattaacaataaaatacctTTTAGACAAAATTGAATGCATTCTTCTTTGGACATATCGGGTCTGTAATGTTCATCAACAAATCCATAAATAAATCCACTCCCTGATCCACCAATGCAACATTTTTGTCTCATAACCATGCCTCCCAATGGTATACTGTATacctaaaaaatgttttgagttaCATAAATTTGAGCATTCATTCAAACTAgcttttaatatcattatacCGTTCAAATACATACTTGTCCTCCTAATTTTCTATCCCAACCAGCAATAATCATTCCTGCAGACAGGGACTCTCTGTAGTTATAGCAAATTTGCTTGACATCATTTGCAGCAATTTTCACACTAACTGGTTCACCCAATTCCATTctaggaaagaaaagaaaaaattagttattaaaggaataattataaacttttttaatgaaacaagaataattaataaaataatttttattaatataataaaatctaacTGCAATTCTTAatgtaattgttataaaaaatatccaaatcaAAAGTATAACATTGATATTGTGTTACAGATGCAATTTAATCTATAATAAGGGATTaatcagatttttctttttttttttaaattaaaaatcaacatttcaggcttcaaattaaattttaatacttttatatgtTAACATTGATTgatatgttataataaattgtaatagcagttagaaaattaatgatccataatttgaaaaaatgttttctgagcACTAAGATGATTACTTATATTAAATACAGAACttcagataaaaagaaaaaatagtagagttaactaaaaaattaacaaggaAAAACTTTTTCGAGTGTTTATATCTAAGAGAGAAAAAACATGCTCTGTaccaaaataatatgaataagagagagaaaaacaataaaccATCACAAATTACCTTTGGCAATTAACATGCAGTTTATAACAGCTCAAAAAACACTATTACTTAAACACTATAATAaggtaatgaaaatatttaacaacaacATGAAAATAAAGCCAGTGATACATTTATTCAGATTGTAGTTCAAAATGCTTTATAACTTACTTGACaaagtaaaagttataaaaatcaatatgcaATTCTATAATTAGAACTTGGTAAcactgtataataaataaatacagtcattaaaatttatatatatatatattacgcaCCCCCGTGGCAGAAACACGGCGACacagcgacattgtcgcagaaagcGACTGatttcttgcagaaagattttttttatttgggaaataaaaatttttggtttgcCACAAGCaaaagttctcaaaataaattctgcAGAAACAGAAGCTGttttaccaacaaaaaaaaaatcattttcttcagagacaaaaaatttctgcagaagcAATAATggttctgcaaaatttttttcttacagaattgttttaaatatttttttttctagcgtACCGCGGAAGGAGAAAGCGCTCGTTATTCTCCGTTAATCTCCAACACAAACAGTTACTGGATAAAAAggggagaatttttttcccctttattaagctatttttggaaatttgccAACTTCGGCCTCTATCGCTGGCGCAGTAATttgctttgtgtttttttatgagaacagagcattttatattttttgcacttatgTGGAAAATTTCATGcgtaaaaagattctttttttaaaaaaatcatgtctaGCGAAAAGGTTATTTGTTGCAATTGTGAAGCCAcaatagttaaaacaaatttgaaaactgatttaTCAAGGCGGCATTccgaaaaagaaataagatggAAGTCGACAACATCTAAAAATGCCTATATGCTTTGAATTAAATcgtcgataaaaaaaaaattaaaaaaaaagcgcaaTCTAacgataaatgaaataaagcctGAAAGATATCTCACTATCTACGATTTTTTAGCATGCGAATGAAAACCAGattggtgaaaaatatttactggtCACTTTCAAACAGGTTTCCATACGCATGCGAAAAAAATCGCATCCAATGAATATGGCTCTAATACCGATGTTTCAGTACTGATAAAGACTATTTCGTTTCGAGATGTTGAATAGACTTGAGCATATTGAGTCGGAAACTGCTTCTGCATACTTCGTGTGGAATCAGtgctatatatttacacaatacAGTGCGAAATCACAAGCGCTGTGTATTTTTTTCGTTCTGAACTTAATCTGATcacgaaaaaagttttatttacctcctttttttaaaaaaaaaatctttcaataagtCAGTACAATATTAATCGCAtctaattaattagataaaattaattagatgtagaaaaaattgaaacaaacattgctttaatttttttgcttttagaatTCGGTTATAgtcaatactattttattattttgattactcaacttcaatattaattttttcacctgATTTGTTTCTGTACCTGATATAACTACTATAGTGAAACATTAAATCATACTGTTTTAAACTGATACTTCAAATTCAGTtatcttgttttataaatttaatctttttgtcCATTCTTAGCTATTTCTATAAGTTCTATCTTATTACAGGTTCTGGGTAATCTTTATTTATGCTCTAGTAAGCATTTTTGTCTGCAGATCtatacatttataacttttcgTTATTATCGAagattatgcaaatttatacttaaacaatttaaacttattaagaaatgtaaacttatattatgaaattacagttttattctatgcatgtagacttattttataaacacgaatttcattgattattataaattcattacacatacatttataacgataaaaatatcttgcagaaagatattggTTCTAATTAGGTTTGTCGCAGAAAGTCAGAAAAAGTTCTGCCACAGGGTTACGCACAGAGACCACTGTTGATCAGAACATCTGGAactaatatcaattttatagcTAGAATGTGActcaaatataaattcaaaaaacaaaaaaacaccgATTTTGCCAAGAaataacatttctattttagatGCCCATATCTGCTTCATCTACATAACTGATAACTCATGGCATAAAGCAATAtctacaggggtctgtctaggtttttctgagaggtacctattttgtgaaaatttaaacataatttgaaaatttagacataattgtgaaattaaattaaaaaatcaacacagaaatatggtaaaaatatggatttatcgttttttatgggatacaaaaataaaatttaaagaaacagtattttgtgaaactaccgtttttcctaaagttgaatttgtcaAGGTACTGCTAAACGGAAGTAAATTTGGCCTGTACAGACCCCTGATCTATATAATGTAGGACATTCTAATTTCAATACTAAATAGAGATCAGATACATTCAATCTGGTACAATCAAAAATTAACTACACAATTGTAGTTTactatcaaaaaatatcaaaattcaaaaattactcACTGTAATAATCCTAACTGATATTTAACAGCATCTGTAACGGCTAAAGTATCGGCAGCGGAGCCAGAACGACAACAATATATATGGTCAGTGATTTTGGTAAGTTTATCTGTCAGACGACTTGAAACATATGTTCTGAAagagataaagaaaataataaaagatttatacttcacataaaaaatttttttataggtaCCTAAAATaagtttgcattattttttttttgttagaatttaaaaactaaatacatcatttgaatgtattttaaaaacaattattaaaataaacttttaatacaaataagcttaaagaaattacttaaaaaatatggttcatTTAAGTTACTcatgaatttcttgaaataattcc contains:
- the LOC107453467 gene encoding proteasome subunit beta type-6; the encoded protein is MYDFAANAMDFASDEVSTGTTIMACEFNKGVIVAADSRTTMRTYVSSRLTDKLTKITDHIYCCRSGSAADTLAVTDAVKYQLGLLQMELGEPVSVKIAANDVKQICYNYRESLSAGMIIAGWDRKLGGQVYSIPLGGMVMRQKCCIGGSGSGFIYGFVDEHYRPDMSKEECIQFCLKAVSQAMWRDHSSGGVIRMGIITEEGVEKELFINDEVPKYNKFS
- the LOC107453466 gene encoding xyloside xylosyltransferase 1, whose protein sequence is MFQCNVTRTKIRICFLTSVVLLLIFLFLVSDELISRIRSPTVRSCVLCPFKNNASLNKAEFLHFTILSDNSHEEPINVMLSFVHANRNVRLKNNFNRCISSLLMHSSVHLHLHILTDDSSVNDAINMLENAAPLAKTATQVSLYDVNIFVKPLQDLIHTIRPYFSVKQGAYYSDELFYVSIALYKIINLKYLIMLDIDVKILNDIKYLFNEFTKFSNKALIGMAREQQPVYRHILSEYRKLHNDSRIGGPPPNGSSGFNSGVLLLHLQKIGNSSLYKNIVDNSTYIQNLVEKYKFKGHLGDQDFYTLISLEYPEIFHEIPCTWNRQLCEWWRHHGYSKVFDLYHNCTGKIYLLHGNCNSLMPES